One genomic window of Acomys russatus chromosome 29, mAcoRus1.1, whole genome shotgun sequence includes the following:
- the Pou3f1 gene encoding POU domain, class 3, transcription factor 1 produces the protein MATTAQYLPRGPGGGAGGTGPLMHPDAAAAAAAAAERLHAGAAYREVQKLMHHEWLGAGAGHPVGLAHPQWLPTGGGGGDWAGGPHLEHGKAGGGGTGRADDGGGSGGFHARLVHQGAAHAGAAWAQGSTAHHLGPAMSPSPGAGGGHQPQPLGIYAQAAYPGGGGGGLAGMLAAGGGGAGPGLHHALHEDGHEAQLEPSPPPHLGAHGHAHGHAHAGGLHAAAAHLHPGAGGGGSSVGEHSDEDAPSSDDLEQFAKQFKQRRIKLGFTQADVGLALGTLYGNVFSQTTICRFEALQLSFKNMCKLKPLLNKWLEETDSSSGSPTNLDKIAAQGRKRKKRTSIEVGVKGALESHFLKCPKPSAHEITGLADSLQLEKEVVRVWFCNRRQKEKRMTPAAGAGHPPMDDVYAPGELGPGGGGASPPAAPPPPPPAALHHHHHHTLPGSVQ, from the coding sequence ATGGCCACCACCGCGCAGTACCTGCCGCGGGGCCCCGGCGGTGGAGCTGGGGGCACCGGGCCGCTCATGCATCCTgatgcggcggcggcggcagcggccgCCGCCGAGAGACTGCACGCGGGGGCCGCGTACCGCGAAGTGCAGAAGCTGATGCACCACGAGTGGCTGGGCGCGGGCGCGGGCCACCCCGTGGGCCTAGCACACCCTCAGTGGCTACCCACGGGAGGAGGAGGCGGCGACTGGGCGGGAGGCCCGCACCTGGAGCACGGCAAGGCGGGCGGTGGCGGCACCGGCAGAGCCGACgacggcggcggcagcggcggttTCCACGCCCGCTTGGTGCACCAAGGGGCGGCCCACGCGGGCGCAGCATGGGCACAGGGCAGCACAGCGCACCACTTGGGCCCCGCCATGTCGCCGTCGCCCGGGGCCGGCGGGGGCCACCAGCCCCAGCCGCTCGGGATATACGCTCAGGCGGCCTACcccggtggcggcggcggcggcctgGCCGGGATGCTGGCGGCAGGCGGTGGCGGCGCGGGGCCCGGCCTACACCACGCGCTGCACGAGGACGGCCACGAAGCACAGCTGGAGCCGTCGCCACCGCCGCACCTGGGTGCACACGGACACGCACACGGACATGCACACGCGGGCGGCCTGCACGCGGCGGCGGCGCACCTGCACCCGGGCGCGGGAGGTGGTGGCTCGTCGGTGGGCGAACACTCGGATGAGGATGCGCCCAGCTCCGACGACTTAGAGCAGTTCGCCAAGCAGTTCAAGCAACGGCGCATCAAGCTGGGCTTCACCCAGGCCGACGTAGGGCTGGCGCTGGGCACGCTCTACGGTAACGTGTTCTCTCAGACCACCATCTGCCGCTTCGAGGCCCTGCAGCTGAGCTTCAAGAACATGTGCAAGCTCAAGCCGTTGCTCAACAAGTGGCTGGAGGAGACCGACTCGTCCAGCGGCAGTCCCACCAACCTGGACAAGATCGCGGCGCAGGGCCGCAAGCGCAAGAAGCGCACGTCCATTGAGGTGGGGGTCAAAGGCGCGCTCGAGAGCCACTTTCTCAAGTGTCCCAAACCGTCTGCGCACGAGATCACCGGCCTGGCCGACAGCCTGCAGCTGGAGAAGGAGGTGGTGCGTGTCTGGTTCTGCAACCGGCGGCAGAAGGAGAAGCGCATGACCCCTGCGGCCGGCGCGGGCCACCCGCCCATGGACGATGTTTATGCGCCGGGGGAGCTGGGGCCTGGCGGGGGGGGCGCGTCGCCACCCGCTGCGCCCCCGCCACCCCCGCCGGCCGCGctacatcaccaccatcaccacacactgCCGGGCTCCGTGCAGTGA